One part of the Pseudoliparis swirei isolate HS2019 ecotype Mariana Trench chromosome 6, NWPU_hadal_v1, whole genome shotgun sequence genome encodes these proteins:
- the adm2b gene encoding protein ADM2 yields the protein MCALLPAWMCLLLGLLPLEVQSRALTLQSLPHRPRASKYPKSINTAIMPPASDLSAAVDDHITEGDGHVIWRALLHKEPPPRWSGALLDQRDMVLWEAPVWQHGSRGRRHANGGGGRGHGHLMRVGCVLGTCQVQNLSHRLYQLIGQSGREDSAPINPRSPHSYG from the exons ATGTGTGCGTTGCTGCCAGCGTGGATGTGCCTGCTGCTCGGTCTGCTGCCTCTGGAGGTCCAGTCCCGGGCTTTGACACTGCAAAGCCTCCCTCACAGACCGAG AGCCTCGAAATACCCAAAGTCTATAAACACCGCCATCATGCCTCCTGCGTCTGATCTCTCTGCTGCCGTTGACGACCACATCACCGAGGGAGACGGACATGTCATCTGGAGGGCCCTGCTGCACAAAGAGCCCCCGCCAAGGTGGTCCGGTGCGTTGCTCGACCAGAGAGACATGGTGCTTTGGGAAGCGCCGGTCTGGCAGCATGGGTCACGAGGTCGTCGTCACGCCAACGGTGGTGGCGGGAGAGGGCACGGCCATCTGATGAGGGTGGGGTGTGTCCTCGGCACCTGTCAGGTTCAGAACCTCAGCCACCGTCTCTACCAGCTAATTGGACAGAGTGGGAGGGAAGACTCCGCCCCCATCAACCCTCGCAGTCCTCACAGCTACGGCTAA
- the miox gene encoding inositol oxygenase, with product MRVINIGPDLEMNETKETQDYRHFESGSLIDRVFNTYKLMHTNQTLDFVKQKSSAWAGCNHTQMRMMDTVMSLDELVDESDPDVDFPNSFHAFQTAEGIRQEHPDNDWFQLVGLIHDVGKTMAFCGEPQWAVVGDTFPVGCKFQNSIVFRGNTFLDNPDETNPSYNTEHGIYESNCGLDKVNMSWGHDEYLYRVLKFNNCSIPEEGLYMVRFHSFYPWHSHGDYMHLCSEKDLRMLPWVQQFNKFDLYTKTSELPDIDQLKPYYQSLIDKYCPGILKW from the exons ATGAGGGTCATCAATATT GGTCCAGATTTGGAGATGAATGAAACTAAAGAGACGCAAGACTACAGACATTTTGAG AGTGGAAGTCTGATCGACCGAGTGTTCAACACATACAAGCTCATGCACACCAATCAGACGCTGGACTTTGTCAAACAAAAG AGCTCTGCATGGGCCGGCTGCAACCACACCCAGATGAGGATGATGGACACCGTCATGTCGCTAGACGAGCTGGTGGATGAGTCCGATCCCGATGTGGACTTCCCAAACTCCTTCCATGCCTTCCAGACTGCTGAAGGCATCCGGCAGGAACACCCAGACAATG ACTGGTTCCAGTTGGTGGGTCTGATCCATGATGTTGGGAAGACAATGGCTTTTTGCGGCGAACCACAG TGGGCCGTAGTGGGCGACACCTTCCCAGTGGGCTGCAAGTTTCAGAACTCCATCGTGTTCAGAGGCAACACGTTCCTGGATAACCCAGATGAGACAAATCCCAGCTACAA CACTGAACACGGGATCTATGAATCAAACTGTGGGCTTGACAAAGTCAACATGTCCTGGGGCCATGACG AATATCTCTACAGAGTTCTGAAGTTCAACAACTGCTCCATCCCAGAGGAG GGGTTGTACATGGTCCGCTTCCACTCGTTCTACCCCTGGCACTCGCACGGGGACTACATGCACCTGTGCAGCGAGAAGGACCTGCGCATGCTGCCCTGGGTCCAACAGTTTAA CAAATTTGATCTGTACACAAAGACCAGCGAGCTGCCCGACATCGACCAGCTGAAGCCGTATTACCAGTCTCTGATCGACAAGTACTGTCCTGGAATACTGAAGTGGTGA
- the lmf2a gene encoding lipase maturation factor 2a, translated as MGDITVPRRMFLWSMAVIYLAAFVSLYMQIPGLYGNDGLLPPRLEQRYSGQSLWELLLSSPSLLWLGPQLGLDTHTAMELLCLVGAALSLAAMLVEALRDSVVFFCLWALYLSIYQVGQVFLYFQWDNLLLEVGFLCILVAPLTLIRGSRGVREHDRVTFWLLRWLLFRLMFASGVVKLTSRCPTWWGLTALTYHYETQCIPTQLAWYAHQLPVWWQKLCVVGTFVIEIAVSLLFFSPLRRLRLGAFYLQVFLQVLIILTGNYNFFNLLTLALCLSLLDDQHVNFWRRKADDKIGNNDSKLRSWLFYLLEITVWSLMIFGSIVFFDLKPDSTKNGISSSTAFTYHQFHQFLKTATIPAIWIGVLSLTWEMITAMFRCACVSGFLKRFWGTVQWTVFATAAAAMFTISLVPFTYIEYDSNARLWPGVRRAYDLVDRYQLVGSYGLFRRMTGVGGRPEVVIEGSHDAVSWTEIEFMYKPGNLSAPPAAVTPHQPRLDWQMWFAALGDQSQAPWFTSLLYRLLQGKRDVIELIQTDVSQYPFHQQPPAYLRAHRYRYWFTQPKADGSYPQRWWKRVYVEEFYPTVHLGNTFLERMLSQYGLKDKSPPRRPSNTTVAQAVRWVRSQARGVPTHKFIWTLIACSATLCLLQGLQHRNDHPERTPLTQEAAVNKYTENVPEGSVDHSGKPDKRQTTEKEEEEEEEEEDDDDDLEGSEDEMEGKREEKDTVADDEED; from the exons ATGGGCGACATCACCGTGCCACGGCGCATGTTCCTCTGGAGCATGGCGGTCATCTACCTCGCTGCATTTGTGTCTCTCTATATGCAAATACCAG GTCTCTATGGTAACGACGGGCTGCTGCCTCCTCGTTTGGAGCAGCGATACAGTGGTCAGTCTCTCTGGGAGCTGctgctgtcctctccctccctgctgTGGCTGGGACCTCAGCTCGGCCTGGACACGCACACCGCGATGGAGCTGCTGTGTCTTGTCGGCGCTGCACTGAGCCTCGCCGCCATGCTGGTGGAGGCTCTCCGAGACAGCGTGGTGTTTTTCTGCCTTTGGGCCTTGTACCTGTCCATCTACCAG GTGGGCCAGGTTTTTCTCTACTTCCAATG GGACAACTTGCTTCTGGAGGTGGGGTTCCTCTGTATCCTTGTTGCCCCACTGACCTTGATCAGGGGGTCACGAGGGGTCAGAGAGCATGACCGTGTGACATTCTGGCTGCTCCGCTGGTTGCTCTTCAGGCTCATGTTTGCCTCCGGAGTGGTGAAACTCACGTCCCGTTGTCCCACATGGTGGGGCCTCACAG CTCTGACGTATCACTATGAGACTCAGTGCATCCCCACCCAGCTGGCCTGGTATGCTCACCAGCTGCCAGTGTGGTGGCAGAAGCTGTGTGTGGTGGGGACCTTCGTCATTGAGATCGCCGTGTCCCTGCTCTTCTTCAGCCCACTGCGCAGACTCCGACTCGGGGCTTTTTACCTGCAG GTGTTTCTTCAAGTGCTCATCATTTTGACTGGCAACTATAATTTCTTCAACCTGCTGACTTTGGCCCTCTGTCTGTCGCTTCTGGACGACCAGCATGTGAACTTCTGGCGACGCAAGGCAGACGACAAGATCGGCAACAATG ACTCCAAGCTGAGGTCCTGGCTGTTCTACCTGCTGGAGATCACagtctggtctctcatgatctTCGGATCAATTGTTTTCTTCGACCTGAAGCCGGATTCAACGAAGAACGGCATCTCCTcgagtacag CATTCACATACCACCAGTTTCACCAGTTTCTGAAGACCGCCACTATCCCCGCTATCTGGATTGgtgtcctctctctcacctgggAGATGATCACAGCCATGTTCAG gtgtgcgtgtgtctccGGTTTCCTAAAGAGGTTTTGGGGAACTGTCCAGTGGACCGTGTTTGCTACTGCCGCCGCTGCTATGTTCACTATTAGTCTG GTGCCCTTCACCTACATAGAGTATGACTCCAACGCCAGGTTGTGGCCAGGAGTGCGTCGGGCCTACGACCTGGTGGATCGCTACCAGCTGGTCGGCTCATACGGCCTGTTCAGAAGGATGACCGGGGTCGGTGGACGGCCAGAGGTCGTCATCGAGGGAAGCCACGACGCAGTCTCGTGGACG GAGATTGAGTTTATGTATAAGCCAGGCAACCTCAGTGCACCTCCTGCTGCAGTGACGCCGCACCAGCCCAGGTTGGACTGGCAAATGTGGTTTGCCGCCCTCGGGGATCAATCACAGGCGCCATGGTTCACCAGCCTCCTGTACAGACTGCTGCAGGGCAAACGAGATG TGATAGAGTTGATCCAGACCGATGTATCGCAGTATCCGTTCCACCAGCAGCCTCCGGCCTACCTCCGAGCCCACCGCTACAGATACTGGTTCACTCAACCAAAGGCCGACGG GTCCTACCCACAGCGTTGGTGGAAGAGGGTTTATGTTGAGGAATTCTATCCCACAGTGCACCTGGGCAACACCTTCTTGGAGCGCATGCTCAGTCAGTATGGACTCAAG GACAAATCGCCTCCACGTCGTCCGTCCAACACCACTGTTGCCCAAGCGGTGAGGTGGGTTCGCTCTCAGGCCAGAGGTGTTCCTACTCACAAATTTATCTGGACACTCATCGCCTGCAGCGCCACCCTCTGTCTGCTGCAGGGATTGCAACACCGCAATGACCACCCAGAAAGGACCCCACTCACTCAGGAGGCCGCTGTGAACAAATACACTGAAAatgtacctgaaggctctgtaGACCATTCTGGGAAGCCGGATAAACGGCAGACcactgagaaggaggaggaggaagaagaagaagaagaagatgatgatgatgatctggaGGGCAGtgaagatgagatggagggcaAACGAGAGGAGAAAGACACTGTTGCTGATGACGAAGAGGACTAG